ACAAACCTGCAATAGTCAAAATATAAAATGCAATTACAGCAAACATTACATAATTGAGCAGATCGTTATATGTTCCTGAAAAGCACAATATACTTGCCCACACCGCTTGATACCACAAAGAGATTGCAGGAACGCCCTTACTATTGAGATGACCTGCTTGCGAAAAAAATAAATTATCTTTTGCCATTTGATAATACACTCTTGCCCCAGCTAAAATACAGCCATTCAAACAGCTAAACGTAGAAATCATGATTAAAATAGTGAGTAAATAAACTAACCAACTTCCACCAGTGTGAGCAGCCGCAGCAATCGCTACTCTATCTTCGGGAGCTTTCTGTATAACCGAAACAGGTAATATGCTTAAATACACTACATTAACCAAAACGTACAAAACTACTACCAACAGCACGCCTATTAACAAGCTCAAACGTATTGTTCTTTGAGGTTGAACCACTTCATCGCCTGCAAAAGAAATATTATTCCATGCATCGCTAGAAAACAAAGCCCCTACTAACCCTAAACTCATAGCCACAGCCAGAGTAGGACTTTCAGGCGAAGCACTGAACGCCCAAGCAGATTCAAAATTGACTCTTAAAGTTTGAACATCAGCAAAAAAGAAACCTGCTATTATCAAAACTATCAACGCAATAATTTTAGTGCTACCAAATACATTTTGAATATACTTTGCGTACTTAAGTCCCCGAGTGTTAATGTAAGTAAGCAGCAGTATTGTAAAAACTGCTAATACCTGCTGATAGGTAAGCTTAAACTGTTGTATCTCCAACCAACTTTGAGATAGCTCAGGAACAAAAACTCCTGTAAATTTAGCAAAGCCAATACCTACTGCGGCAATTGTTCCTGTTTGAATGACCATAAAAAGCGTCCAACCATACAAAAAAGCTATCATATTGTTATAGGCACGTTGTAAAAATACATACTGACCACCTGCTTGGGGCATCATGCTAGTAAGCTCACCATAGCTCAAAGCTCCTAATAAGGTAATTATTCCTGATATTATCCACACTAACAAAATATACCCTGCACTTTGTACATTACGGGCAATATCTGCTGTAACTAAATAAATCCCTGAACCTATCATTGTGCCTGCTACTAACATTACTGCATCATACAAATGAATTTCTTTTTTGAACATATTTGCCATAATGACAAAACTAAAATAAAAAACCTTTGCTTGAACTAGTTATTTATTTAGCAGCAAGTGTCAAAAAGTGAATATGTGTGCAACATAAAATGTAATATTTGTTACACGACAGCAAGGTCATTTTTTGTGTAATTTTAAGGCGTATGAATAGTTTACTAAAAACGAGTATTACTCTTATTCTTGCAGTTTTTCTTTTCGGATTGGTTTTGCAAGCGTGTAAAAGTAGTAAACCTCAACGGATTGAAGATAAAAAAGAGACTCTTACCCAAAAATCTATGATTAATTATCTAAAATTAGGGGATAGCATCACGAAAAAAGTACAATCTCAATTGATTACTGTTTTAGAAAGCGCAATAGCACAAAAAGGTACACATGGCGCAGTAGAACTTTGTCATCTCAAAGCTCTTCCTTTGGTGGATTCTTTATCTAAAACATACCATTGTCAAATACGAAGAGTGTCTAATAAGTTTCGCAATCCACAAGATAAACCTCAAAATGACATAGAAAAAAGTACCTTAGAAGCCT
This region of Bacteroidia bacterium genomic DNA includes:
- a CDS encoding amino acid permease, giving the protein MFKKEIHLYDAVMLVAGTMIGSGIYLVTADIARNVQSAGYILLVWIISGIITLLGALSYGELTSMMPQAGGQYVFLQRAYNNMIAFLYGWTLFMVIQTGTIAAVGIGFAKFTGVFVPELSQSWLEIQQFKLTYQQVLAVFTILLLTYINTRGLKYAKYIQNVFGSTKIIALIVLIIAGFFFADVQTLRVNFESAWAFSASPESPTLAVAMSLGLVGALFSSDAWNNISFAGDEVVQPQRTIRLSLLIGVLLVVVLYVLVNVVYLSILPVSVIQKAPEDRVAIAAAAHTGGSWLVYLLTILIMISTFSCLNGCILAGARVYYQMAKDNLFFSQAGHLNSKGVPAISLWYQAVWASILCFSGTYNDLLNYVMFAVIAFYILTIAGLFILRVKQPDAERPYKVPLYPILPALYLLSTFTFIVLLLMSYSKYALGSLVILCLGIPVFFLFQKRMKSQK
- a CDS encoding DUF3365 domain-containing protein; amino-acid sequence: MNSLLKTSITLILAVFLFGLVLQACKSSKPQRIEDKKETLTQKSMINYLKLGDSITKKVQSQLITVLESAIAQKGTHGAVELCHLKALPLVDSLSKTYHCQIRRVSNKFRNPQDKPQNDIEKSTLEAFLTKFKNQEPLEPFIVESGKEVYYFKPIMIATPTCLKCHGDKNKDIDPQTLAAIKKLYPNDLAKDYKIKDFRGMWSIKF